A window of Aerococcus urinae contains these coding sequences:
- the dnaB gene encoding replicative DNA helicase produces MADEQLIERIPPQSIEAEQAVLGSVFLDPEVFPAVNEYIEPQDFYKRAHQLIFESMRQLNEDQEGIDVITVQDSLLSQGMLDNIGGADYLFELATNTPTAAHAEYYAQIVEQKSILRKLIHASNEISRESYEEQSDVMDILDHAERSILDVSQSRNRSGFVHIGKVLNQSLDTIEELSKNKKSITGLATGYPDLDRMTAGLHEDELIIIAARPGVGKTAFALNIAQNVATKQGAVVALFSLEMGAESLVNRMLCAEGSIDAGRLRTGQLLEQEWSDLIVAMGALGSSEIYIDDTPGNRMAEIRAKSRRLYQDKGKLDLIVIDYLQLIEGSRRSENRQQEVSEISRQLKKLAKELSCPVVALSQLSRSVEQRQDKRPVLSDIRESGSIEQDADIVAFLYREDYYEREDGEEGEDQDENNIIEVIIEKNRAGARGTVKLIFTKEFNKFSSVSFRDEEIM; encoded by the coding sequence ATGGCAGATGAACAGTTAATCGAGCGCATTCCGCCTCAAAGTATTGAAGCGGAACAGGCAGTCTTAGGGTCGGTGTTCTTGGATCCTGAGGTTTTTCCTGCTGTCAATGAATATATCGAACCCCAAGACTTCTATAAACGGGCCCACCAACTCATCTTTGAAAGCATGCGGCAGCTGAACGAAGACCAAGAGGGGATTGACGTGATTACGGTTCAGGATAGCCTCTTAAGTCAAGGCATGCTGGATAATATCGGTGGGGCAGACTACCTCTTCGAACTAGCGACCAATACCCCAACCGCTGCCCATGCGGAATACTATGCCCAAATCGTGGAACAAAAATCGATCTTACGGAAATTAATTCATGCTTCCAATGAGATCTCAAGGGAGAGTTACGAGGAACAATCGGATGTCATGGACATCTTGGACCATGCCGAACGGTCGATTTTAGATGTTTCTCAAAGCCGTAACCGCAGTGGTTTTGTCCATATTGGCAAGGTCTTGAACCAGTCCTTGGATACTATTGAAGAATTATCCAAGAATAAGAAGTCAATTACGGGCCTAGCTACCGGTTATCCCGATTTAGACCGCATGACGGCAGGTTTACATGAAGACGAGTTGATTATTATCGCCGCCCGTCCTGGGGTCGGAAAGACGGCTTTCGCCTTAAATATCGCTCAAAATGTTGCCACTAAACAAGGCGCAGTGGTAGCCCTTTTTTCCCTGGAAATGGGAGCTGAATCCTTGGTTAACCGGATGTTATGTGCTGAGGGCAGTATTGATGCGGGCCGCTTGCGGACGGGGCAATTGCTGGAACAAGAGTGGTCTGATTTAATTGTGGCCATGGGGGCCTTGGGGTCTTCTGAGATTTATATCGATGACACTCCCGGAAACCGGATGGCAGAAATTCGGGCCAAGTCCCGTCGTCTCTACCAAGATAAGGGGAAATTGGATTTAATTGTGATTGACTACTTGCAGTTGATTGAAGGGAGCCGGCGGAGCGAAAACCGCCAACAAGAGGTTTCGGAAATTTCCCGGCAGCTAAAGAAATTAGCCAAAGAACTGTCTTGTCCCGTGGTCGCTTTGTCCCAATTATCGCGGTCCGTGGAACAAAGACAGGATAAACGCCCGGTCCTCAGTGATATCCGGGAATCGGGATCCATTGAACAAGATGCCGATATCGTGGCCTTCCTCTACCGTGAAGACTATTATGAGCGCGAAGATGGGGAAGAGGGCGAAGACCAGGATGAGAATAATATTATCGAAGTTATCATCGAGAAGAACCGGGCCGGGGCTCGGGGAACCGTCAAGTTGATCTTTACCAAAGAGTTCAATAAATTCTCTTCCGTCAGCTTTAGGGATGAGGAAATAATGTAA
- a CDS encoding DUF7675 family protein, translated as MLDDEYYEDDHSVFVESHLVGFTDWYKDNPDSKIWQIDYIEGRFGPFLFSFDRKKIYNFWSDYPDKLTAKEKELFDKEFPEMAELK; from the coding sequence ATGCTAGATGATGAATATTATGAAGATGATCACTCTGTTTTTGTTGAAAGCCATTTGGTGGGATTCACTGACTGGTACAAGGACAACCCAGATTCTAAAATATGGCAGATTGACTATATAGAGGGAAGATTCGGCCCCTTTCTTTTCAGCTTTGACAGGAAGAAAATCTATAATTTTTGGTCAGACTATCCCGATAAATTAACAGCAAAAGAAAAAGAATTATTTGATAAAGAGTTTCCGGAAATGGCCGAATTGAAATAA